Proteins co-encoded in one Bacillus sp. FSL H8-0547 genomic window:
- a CDS encoding phage holin family protein translates to MVTAALSGLFDQINVHPQLVIVVPALMILGYALKRTPNVQDWMIVWILLGAGIIASIFTLGFSVSSIANGFIAAGAAITTHQAYKQSVLERNGDGENKDA, encoded by the coding sequence ATGGTTACTGCAGCGCTCTCAGGTCTGTTTGATCAGATTAATGTTCATCCCCAGCTCGTGATTGTCGTTCCGGCCCTCATGATTTTAGGGTATGCTTTAAAACGAACTCCTAATGTGCAGGACTGGATGATTGTTTGGATCCTGCTCGGAGCTGGCATTATCGCAAGTATTTTCACACTGGGTTTTTCAGTCAGCAGCATTGCCAACGGATTTATCGCGGCAGGAGCGGCCATCACCACTCATCAGGCGTATAAACAATCTGTTCTCGAACGAAATGGGGACGGCGAAAACAAAGACGCATAA
- the nth gene encoding endonuclease III has translation MLNKKQIREALDTIGDMFPDAHCELNHSNPFELVIAVALSAQCTDVLVNKVTKSLFEKYKTPEDYLAVPIEELQNDIRSIGLYRNKAKNIQKLCTLLINEYGGKVPEDRDELTKLPGVGRKTANVVVSVAFGIPAIAVDTHVERVSKRLAICRWKDSVLEVEKTLMRKVPEEEWSLTHHRLIFFGRYHCRAQAPKCSQCPLLHMCREGQKRIKKGTVRNV, from the coding sequence ATGCTGAACAAGAAACAAATCAGAGAAGCACTGGATACGATCGGAGACATGTTTCCGGACGCCCACTGCGAATTAAATCACAGCAATCCATTTGAGCTTGTCATAGCAGTTGCTCTTTCTGCCCAGTGTACAGATGTCCTTGTAAACAAAGTGACGAAGAGCCTGTTTGAAAAATATAAGACACCGGAAGATTATCTTGCAGTTCCCATTGAAGAACTCCAAAATGACATCCGGTCCATCGGACTTTACAGAAATAAAGCTAAAAACATTCAAAAGTTGTGCACGCTGCTTATCAATGAGTATGGCGGAAAAGTTCCTGAAGACCGCGATGAACTGACCAAGCTTCCCGGTGTAGGGAGGAAGACGGCAAATGTAGTCGTTTCCGTAGCTTTTGGCATACCTGCCATTGCTGTTGATACTCATGTAGAAAGGGTGAGCAAAAGGCTTGCGATCTGCAGGTGGAAAGATTCTGTTCTGGAAGTTGAAAAAACCCTGATGCGGAAAGTGCCTGAGGAAGAATGGTCTCTGACCCACCACAGACTGATCTTTTTCGGCAGATATCACTGCAGGGCCCAGGCGCCAAAATGCTCACAATGTCCGCTTTTACATATGTGCAGGGAAGGGCAGAAGCGCATCAAAAAAGGGACGGTCAGAAATGTATAG
- the recU gene encoding Holliday junction resolvase RecU, translating to MFRYPNGKTYNPGAVPAKKREAKESYSNRGMTLEEDLNETNQFYLNRAIAVIHKKPTPVQIVNVDFPKRSAAVIREAYFKQSSTTDYNGVYKGKYIDFEAKETQSDTSFPLKNFHEHQIRHMKMVIDHGGISFVILSAFGSVYLMEAAVLFAFWERRENGGRKSISKKEIEASSHLIPLGYQPRIDYIKVLEKLYFH from the coding sequence ATTTTTCGTTATCCTAACGGAAAAACGTACAATCCTGGTGCTGTTCCGGCTAAAAAGCGTGAGGCTAAGGAATCCTACAGTAATAGAGGGATGACTCTTGAAGAGGATTTGAATGAAACCAATCAGTTCTATCTAAACAGAGCGATTGCCGTCATTCATAAAAAGCCGACTCCTGTGCAGATTGTAAATGTTGATTTTCCGAAAAGGAGCGCAGCGGTTATCCGTGAGGCCTATTTTAAACAATCCTCTACGACAGACTATAACGGGGTCTATAAAGGAAAGTACATTGATTTTGAAGCGAAGGAAACGCAGAGCGATACGTCTTTTCCGCTGAAGAATTTCCATGAGCATCAGATCCGCCATATGAAAATGGTCATTGACCATGGAGGCATTTCGTTTGTGATTCTGTCTGCCTTCGGAAGTGTGTACTTGATGGAAGCAGCCGTTCTATTTGCCTTTTGGGAAAGAAGAGAAAACGGAGGCAGAAAGTCCATCTCAAAAAAAGAAATTGAAGCATCGTCCCACTTGATACCGCTTGGCTATCAGCCCAGAATTGATTATATTAAAGTATTAGAAAAGCTTTATTTCCATTAA
- a CDS encoding sporulation protein — protein MEQSLSYLREALSNYLEEHEISRHIYFKLSRESFTDEKQFIRMLSEKEQMFLNKMLPYEIKHAMGEQDYVRMNQLNDVYEELL, from the coding sequence ATGGAACAGTCACTGTCTTATTTAAGAGAGGCCCTTTCCAATTATCTGGAGGAGCATGAAATAAGCAGGCATATTTATTTCAAGCTCTCCAGGGAATCATTTACTGACGAAAAGCAATTCATCAGAATGCTTTCTGAAAAAGAGCAGATGTTCTTAAATAAAATGCTCCCGTATGAAATAAAGCATGCGATGGGTGAGCAGGACTATGTCAGGATGAATCAGCTGAATGACGTTTATGAGGAACTGCTGTAA
- a CDS encoding Hsp20/alpha crystallin family protein, whose amino-acid sequence MSEKKHNPLYELAEQFFGDSSFKQNVLEFEKVFQEQINTAYMKISSWEEDNRYFVKAELPGMKKEQITIEFHDLCLTLTVSHKEELNLSHINGSAYSQTRKQVTKTILLPKAPTMDEVDASFHNGCLLISFPLS is encoded by the coding sequence ATGAGTGAAAAAAAGCACAACCCATTATATGAACTTGCGGAGCAGTTCTTCGGAGACAGTTCATTCAAACAGAACGTACTGGAGTTTGAGAAAGTATTTCAGGAGCAGATAAATACGGCTTATATGAAAATATCTTCATGGGAAGAGGATAACCGCTATTTTGTAAAAGCCGAGCTTCCCGGCATGAAAAAAGAGCAGATCACAATTGAATTTCATGACCTGTGCCTGACCCTGACCGTCAGCCACAAGGAAGAATTAAATCTCAGTCATATAAATGGATCTGCTTATTCGCAGACGAGGAAACAAGTGACAAAAACCATTCTATTGCCTAAGGCGCCGACGATGGATGAAGTGGATGCCTCTTTTCATAACGGATGCCTGCTCATATCCTTTCCGCTCAGCTGA
- a CDS encoding spore protein yields MAKENKKNTQKEQQQAPSKNDLDKKLGGPNRPST; encoded by the coding sequence ATGGCAAAAGAAAACAAAAAGAACACACAAAAAGAGCAGCAGCAAGCCCCGTCAAAAAATGACCTCGACAAAAAGCTGGGTGGGCCAAACAGGCCTTCGACGTAA
- a CDS encoding YppG family protein, producing the protein MYSQEMSSFKNRRRKKEERISYYYPYEGYTPYENPAYLPQSQHTYQQVQQNQAFYQQSQMPSYGYQTQGFMMQQPQQNMMPQAMYANPYPKPVPAAKNQQGGISTVMSQFKKPDGQMDFNKVMDTAGQMMGAVNQMSSLVKGVTSMFKV; encoded by the coding sequence ATGTATTCTCAAGAAATGAGTTCGTTTAAAAACCGCAGAAGAAAAAAAGAAGAGAGAATCAGCTATTACTATCCATATGAGGGCTATACACCATATGAAAATCCTGCATATTTGCCTCAAAGTCAGCATACCTATCAGCAAGTGCAGCAAAATCAAGCCTTCTATCAGCAGTCCCAGATGCCGTCATACGGCTATCAGACACAGGGGTTTATGATGCAGCAGCCCCAGCAGAACATGATGCCGCAGGCAATGTATGCAAATCCATACCCAAAACCGGTACCTGCTGCTAAAAATCAGCAGGGAGGCATTTCTACAGTGATGTCCCAGTTTAAAAAGCCGGATGGACAGATGGATTTCAACAAAGTAATGGATACGGCAGGGCAGATGATGGGAGCTGTTAATCAGATGAGTTCTCTTGTAAAAGGGGTCACATCAATGTTTAAAGTTTAG
- a CDS encoding YpoC family protein — protein sequence MYSGSVPRDFLHEPFGPFEEAFHSELEHVLAINPFYYDICLKAGEQVLWRPWEHADQSVSAIMKRWDALKETIASGFRSSQKKASRKDMIDGVSLFICCLYWSSGKPVGHLDLRNTDWNSFDVQPMNVHERLNYILIRPEQYHSFVQLDQLFQECEKQFSKIMTLKKYKQKNAGKSE from the coding sequence ATGTATAGCGGCAGTGTGCCCCGGGATTTTCTCCATGAGCCGTTCGGTCCTTTTGAAGAAGCTTTTCATAGTGAATTGGAACATGTGCTGGCCATTAATCCCTTTTACTATGACATCTGCCTGAAAGCAGGAGAGCAGGTGCTGTGGAGACCCTGGGAGCATGCAGATCAATCGGTTTCCGCCATTATGAAAAGGTGGGATGCACTTAAGGAAACAATTGCATCCGGCTTCCGTTCCAGTCAGAAAAAAGCCTCAAGGAAAGACATGATTGACGGGGTCTCCCTATTCATTTGCTGTCTTTACTGGAGCAGCGGCAAACCGGTCGGGCATTTAGATCTCAGGAACACAGACTGGAATTCTTTTGACGTACAGCCAATGAATGTACATGAAAGACTGAACTATATCCTTATAAGGCCAGAACAGTATCATTCTTTTGTTCAGCTTGATCAGCTCTTTCAGGAGTGCGAAAAGCAGTTTTCAAAAATAATGACACTAAAAAAATACAAACAAAAAAACGCAGGAAAATCGGAATGA
- a CDS encoding DUF1798 family protein — MKTKILENSEKLLYITDECVRRFENDSKKKEDVDFFHEVKPAFEDAMKVMSEWKRDVLAWRDEAKPKYLFPAQIDSAEENFEQLVLQSFYKDSKAIRFKNMKQSIDYTIESVMDRLEAHSSLQ, encoded by the coding sequence ATGAAAACGAAAATTCTTGAAAATTCCGAAAAGCTTCTATATATAACGGACGAATGTGTCCGCCGTTTTGAGAATGACAGTAAAAAGAAAGAGGACGTTGATTTTTTTCACGAAGTAAAGCCTGCTTTTGAGGATGCGATGAAAGTAATGAGCGAGTGGAAAAGAGACGTGCTTGCATGGAGAGATGAAGCAAAACCAAAATATTTGTTTCCGGCTCAAATTGATTCAGCTGAAGAAAATTTTGAGCAGCTTGTGCTTCAGTCGTTTTACAAAGATTCCAAAGCCATCCGATTTAAGAACATGAAACAGTCCATTGACTATACAATTGAATCTGTTATGGACCGCCTGGAGGCACACAGCTCCTTACAATGA
- a CDS encoding PBP1A family penicillin-binding protein, whose translation MSDQYKSREERRRALAQTSKTSKSNSKKPNKPGGGSLWKRILFILISIGLIGMIAGGVTFAVIAAGAPKLDEKKLKDSYSSTIYDKEGNEITEVGAQKRTYISYNDIPKVLEEAVLATEDARFYEHSGVDVIRLGGAVVANVTQGFGSQGGSTITQQVIKNSFFTHEKTITRKVQELWLAFQLEQKYSKHEILEMYLNKIYYHPQYYGVGKAAEGFYGKELKDLELHEAAMLAGIPQSPTNFDPRKNPESAEKRRNIVLNMMVKQGFITEQEAEEAKKVPVQSTVVPEKEKSNPYSAYVEQVIEEVKEKTDIDVSSAGAKIYTTIDTDAQKYVEDLLNGNDVGFPDDNFQAGITLIDTESGEIRAIGGGRNQNVGDFNYAIDTRRQPGSTIKPVLDYGPAIEYLKWSTYEQIKDEPYTYSNGVKINNFDRSYKGQMSIRDALAQSRNIPALKAMQEVGIDKARDFAAGLGIPLEEEIPEAYSIGGFDTGVSPLHMAGAFAAFGNNGIYTEPHAVTKVVLSDGTEFDLSPEAEAAMSDYTAYMTTSMMISVVEEGTGTAARVPGVTVAGKTGTTNFSEEDKERYNVPSGGAKDSWFVGYTPEYAAAVWTGYSKNDEKMHLNKTDQQIAKKLFKEVISEVSSGNGKDFKKPNSVVKVTVENGSNPPKLASDYTPDSRKISEYFVKGTEPTKVSEQYKRLAKPSGFKVEYDQTANQIVLSWDYKEDLKDSVTFEISQSVDGGPAQVINQTKDTGMAIPNPVPGSTYKFQIAAVSDDDGSNRSDSAAAAIQIPEAVIEEPAEPEEPEEEPDEGEQPPEEEFPGGELPGEGEPGEGEQPPGEGEQPPGEGGPGDGETPPGEGETPQEPAEPLIPLPPGNGNGNGNNGNNGNNDDDDD comes from the coding sequence ATGTCAGATCAATATAAAAGCCGCGAGGAGCGCCGCAGGGCCCTTGCGCAAACAAGTAAAACAAGCAAAAGCAATTCGAAAAAACCGAACAAACCCGGCGGCGGGTCCTTATGGAAACGCATCCTGTTTATCCTGATATCGATCGGACTGATCGGCATGATTGCAGGCGGCGTAACGTTTGCGGTTATCGCAGCGGGAGCCCCGAAGCTTGATGAGAAGAAACTGAAGGATTCCTACTCATCCACCATTTACGATAAAGAAGGCAATGAAATTACGGAAGTAGGCGCTCAAAAGCGAACCTATATTTCCTACAATGACATTCCTAAAGTACTTGAAGAAGCTGTTCTTGCAACGGAGGATGCCCGCTTTTATGAACACAGCGGCGTAGATGTGATCCGCCTTGGCGGTGCAGTCGTGGCCAACGTTACACAGGGATTCGGTTCCCAGGGCGGAAGCACGATCACCCAGCAGGTTATTAAAAACTCTTTCTTCACTCATGAAAAAACGATTACCCGCAAGGTTCAGGAGCTATGGCTTGCTTTTCAGCTTGAGCAAAAGTACTCAAAGCATGAAATTCTTGAGATGTATTTAAATAAAATTTACTATCATCCTCAATATTACGGAGTCGGGAAAGCCGCTGAAGGCTTTTACGGCAAAGAACTGAAAGACCTTGAGCTACACGAGGCAGCCATGCTTGCCGGGATCCCTCAGAGCCCGACAAACTTTGACCCGAGAAAAAATCCCGAGTCAGCTGAAAAAAGACGAAACATCGTCCTGAATATGATGGTGAAACAAGGCTTTATTACAGAGCAGGAAGCAGAAGAAGCGAAAAAAGTTCCTGTTCAGTCTACCGTTGTTCCTGAAAAAGAAAAATCAAATCCATACAGTGCGTATGTCGAGCAGGTCATTGAAGAAGTGAAAGAGAAAACGGATATCGATGTAAGCTCGGCAGGTGCGAAAATCTATACGACAATTGATACAGATGCACAAAAATACGTAGAAGATCTTCTTAATGGAAATGATGTCGGCTTCCCTGATGACAACTTCCAGGCAGGCATCACGCTCATTGATACAGAGTCCGGCGAAATCCGCGCAATCGGCGGCGGACGCAACCAGAATGTCGGAGACTTCAACTACGCAATTGATACGAGAAGACAGCCGGGTTCGACTATTAAACCTGTCCTGGATTACGGTCCGGCCATTGAATATCTGAAGTGGTCCACATATGAACAAATTAAGGATGAACCATATACCTATTCAAACGGCGTCAAAATCAATAACTTTGACCGCAGCTACAAAGGACAGATGTCCATCCGCGACGCCCTGGCACAATCGCGTAACATCCCTGCTCTGAAAGCTATGCAGGAAGTCGGAATTGACAAAGCCCGTGACTTTGCCGCAGGACTTGGCATTCCGCTTGAAGAAGAAATCCCGGAAGCATACTCTATTGGAGGATTTGACACGGGAGTATCCCCTCTTCATATGGCCGGAGCATTTGCAGCGTTCGGCAATAACGGCATTTACACAGAGCCTCATGCCGTAACAAAAGTTGTCTTAAGCGACGGAACAGAATTTGATCTTTCTCCTGAAGCTGAAGCTGCAATGAGTGATTACACCGCTTATATGACAACAAGCATGATGATTTCTGTTGTTGAAGAAGGAACAGGTACAGCAGCAAGAGTTCCCGGCGTTACAGTTGCAGGAAAAACAGGAACGACAAACTTCTCTGAAGAGGATAAAGAAAGATACAACGTTCCATCCGGCGGTGCGAAAGACAGCTGGTTTGTCGGCTACACTCCAGAATACGCTGCTGCAGTATGGACCGGTTATTCAAAAAATGATGAAAAAATGCATCTGAATAAAACGGATCAGCAAATTGCGAAGAAACTTTTTAAAGAAGTGATCTCAGAAGTATCAAGCGGAAACGGCAAAGATTTCAAAAAACCGAACTCAGTTGTTAAAGTTACAGTTGAAAACGGCTCTAACCCGCCGAAGCTTGCAAGTGACTATACTCCTGACAGCAGGAAAATCAGTGAATACTTTGTAAAAGGCACAGAGCCGACAAAGGTTTCCGAGCAGTATAAGCGTCTTGCTAAACCATCAGGATTTAAAGTGGAATATGATCAGACAGCCAATCAGATTGTGCTGAGCTGGGATTACAAAGAGGATCTGAAAGACTCTGTCACCTTTGAGATCAGCCAGTCCGTTGACGGAGGTCCTGCCCAGGTGATCAATCAGACGAAAGACACCGGCATGGCCATCCCTAACCCGGTTCCTGGATCAACGTATAAATTCCAGATTGCAGCGGTCAGCGATGACGACGGTTCTAACCGAAGCGACTCTGCCGCAGCAGCAATACAAATTCCTGAAGCAGTCATAGAGGAGCCTGCAGAACCGGAAGAGCCGGAAGAAGAGCCAGATGAAGGTGAACAGCCTCCTGAGGAAGAATTCCCTGGCGGTGAACTTCCGGGTGAAGGTGAGCCTGGTGAAGGCGAGCAGCCTCCTGGCGAAGGGGAACAGCCTCCTGGTGAAGGCGGACCTGGAGATGGTGAAACACCTCCTGGTGAAGGCGAAACACCTCAGGAGCCCGCTGAACCTCTGATCCCGCTTCCGCCTGGCAACGGGAACGGAAATGGCAATAATGGAAACAATGGAAATAATGATGATGATGATGATTGA
- the yppF gene encoding YppF family protein, whose translation MNLQSIQSAFLETKKYEPTSISELMNFIKTLYIKGEMTISEYRTAVMYLEASELEKISN comes from the coding sequence ATGAATCTGCAGAGCATACAATCCGCTTTTTTAGAAACAAAGAAGTATGAACCGACCAGCATCAGCGAATTAATGAATTTTATCAAAACGCTTTATATCAAGGGTGAGATGACCATCAGCGAATACAGGACTGCTGTCATGTACCTTGAAGCGTCAGAATTAGAAAAGATAAGCAATTGA
- a CDS encoding DnaD domain-containing protein, protein MNKEQFTAMQEQGYLTVPSALISNYFRLGLKEEELVLLLQVNLHLQNGNQFPTPDELSNSMTIQTSACTSLLRSLLQRGFIDIEEYEQASIKYERYSLKPLWGKLYDDLLKKEEVQSEEKQEQENINLYPVFEREFGRPLSPFEVETLSIWMDQDYHDPVIIKAALKEAVISGKLNFRYIDRILFEWKKNGIRTIEQARSYGKRFRQHQVQPQKQPESEEEYKRKVPFYNWLES, encoded by the coding sequence ATGAATAAAGAACAATTTACAGCCATGCAGGAACAGGGCTATTTGACTGTGCCTTCAGCGCTTATATCCAATTACTTCCGGTTAGGCCTCAAAGAAGAGGAGCTGGTTTTGCTTCTGCAGGTAAATCTGCATCTTCAAAACGGAAATCAGTTTCCTACACCGGACGAATTATCAAATTCCATGACCATCCAGACATCTGCCTGCACGTCTCTTTTAAGAAGTCTGCTGCAGAGAGGGTTTATTGATATTGAAGAATATGAGCAGGCTTCCATAAAATATGAACGTTATTCCCTAAAACCGCTTTGGGGCAAATTGTATGATGATTTGCTGAAAAAAGAGGAGGTTCAATCTGAGGAAAAGCAGGAACAGGAAAATATAAACCTGTATCCTGTATTTGAACGTGAATTTGGAAGGCCCCTGTCTCCATTTGAAGTCGAAACGCTGTCTATTTGGATGGATCAGGATTATCATGATCCCGTTATTATTAAAGCAGCCCTTAAAGAAGCGGTGATTTCGGGCAAACTGAACTTCAGATACATTGACAGGATTCTTTTTGAATGGAAAAAGAACGGCATCAGAACGATTGAACAGGCAAGAAGCTACGGGAAACGGTTCAGGCAGCATCAAGTGCAGCCGCAAAAACAGCCGGAGTCTGAAGAAGAGTACAAACGGAAAGTGCCTTTTTACAACTGGCTGGAAAGTTAA
- a CDS encoding DUF2515 domain-containing protein: MTGGSHIDEKNIIALIKNTVRKKNYDNISRTQSYQDFFLRHPEIRWSFLASMVSRNAGYCMTDLKGVWFQKLLDEKTRKALFLTYEDANWLIFSDAYPQLMIYEWSKTAGKPLFHLLDAFYVSAFMKKEWNLFWERGDRERLLTSLIINEQHLIQKPVIEGPVFKRKVFGTPFFLFQDLFHFSTVIFPGEGGRLYGFSVHDFRKLKSRIRLGRSLAWLLFHPDYYGEFLTFAARTIHTGSRADYEPMSRQRMTPYLRTAFPFVSHQLDEKKRKWFHGQQLARWYRPIPEPQTIDLTDWLVKKENQLHALALANEYVKAKRKKT, translated from the coding sequence ATGACAGGCGGCAGCCATATAGATGAAAAGAATATTATAGCACTTATAAAGAATACGGTGCGCAAAAAAAATTACGACAACATTTCGCGCACACAAAGCTATCAGGACTTTTTTCTCCGTCACCCCGAAATCAGATGGTCCTTTCTTGCAAGCATGGTCTCTCGGAATGCAGGCTACTGTATGACGGATTTGAAGGGCGTTTGGTTTCAAAAATTATTGGACGAGAAAACAAGGAAAGCCCTCTTTCTGACCTATGAGGATGCCAACTGGCTGATTTTTTCGGATGCGTATCCGCAGCTGATGATTTATGAATGGTCAAAAACAGCAGGGAAACCCCTGTTCCACCTTCTTGATGCGTTTTATGTTTCTGCCTTTATGAAAAAAGAATGGAACTTGTTTTGGGAAAGAGGGGACAGGGAGCGGCTGCTCACTTCTCTCATCATAAATGAACAGCATCTTATCCAGAAACCCGTTATAGAGGGACCTGTCTTTAAACGAAAAGTATTCGGAACACCGTTTTTTCTTTTTCAGGATCTGTTTCACTTCAGCACGGTCATTTTTCCCGGAGAGGGCGGCAGACTTTACGGATTCTCCGTACATGATTTCAGAAAGCTGAAAAGCAGAATCCGGCTCGGACGTTCCCTTGCATGGCTTCTTTTTCATCCTGATTATTACGGTGAGTTTTTGACTTTCGCAGCAAGGACAATCCATACCGGCTCAAGAGCAGATTATGAGCCGATGAGCAGGCAGCGGATGACCCCGTATTTAAGAACGGCCTTTCCTTTCGTTTCCCATCAATTAGACGAAAAGAAACGAAAATGGTTTCATGGCCAGCAGCTTGCCAGGTGGTACAGACCGATACCGGAGCCTCAAACGATCGATCTGACAGACTGGCTTGTAAAAAAGGAGAATCAGCTGCACGCTCTGGCCCTGGCTAATGAGTATGTAAAGGCGAAGAGAAAGAAGACATAA
- a CDS encoding PTS glucose transporter subunit IIA: protein MLKKLFGSKKTEKQTEETVYAPLTGKLLQLEEVPDPVFSQKMMGDGMAIEPSEGILVSPVEGEIIQLFHTKHAIGIRSQTGMEILLHIGLETVAMNGEGFEAFVKEGDSVKPGDKLISFDLDLIKEKAASTITPIIITNGDIVESVQKAPAGQVNRGKDKVFDIKVK, encoded by the coding sequence ATGCTTAAAAAACTATTCGGCAGTAAAAAAACGGAAAAACAGACAGAAGAAACGGTATATGCACCATTAACAGGAAAGCTTTTGCAATTGGAAGAAGTTCCGGATCCTGTTTTCTCCCAGAAAATGATGGGCGACGGAATGGCGATCGAACCTTCAGAAGGCATCCTGGTGTCACCTGTTGAGGGAGAGATCATTCAGCTCTTCCACACAAAACATGCGATTGGCATCAGAAGCCAGACGGGAATGGAAATTCTTCTTCACATCGGCCTTGAAACAGTGGCGATGAACGGAGAAGGTTTTGAAGCGTTTGTCAAAGAAGGAGACAGCGTCAAGCCGGGTGATAAACTGATTTCGTTTGATCTTGATCTGATCAAAGAAAAAGCAGCAAGCACGATCACTCCAATCATCATCACAAATGGCGATATTGTAGAAAGCGTCCAGAAAGCGCCTGCAGGTCAGGTGAACCGCGGGAAAGATAAAGTATTTGATATTAAGGTTAAATAA